tggggaagcacgtcgactggcgcatcttaggacgttgtcctcacaaggccacagcaagattcgctatgatgcgcggcatatccccgtcagctttactcccggtgattatgcTTGGTTGTGGACACCTGCTCGCAAAGAGGGATTGTACCGtaagtttctcgccacttacaccggaccattcgttatactcagtCGCTTGagcgatgtgaactatgtcgtcgctaaagtgacggcaagtaattggcgttcacgtgcgacgcaaattgttcacgtggccagactcaagcagtgcCATCACCGGTCCCTTTGAgtcgctcagcgagcttcgtctgcccctggggaaaatgtcgcagcacagcgcggctgaggcagagaaagaagtagagtgtgcgcgtgTGATCTCGCGGTACTCTGcaccggctgggcctggcctgtagcttccatctcggacctcgtttcaccttgtaaataaacatcattcgtaacaatatatatatatatatatttatatatatatatatatatatatatatatatatatatattcttgagCGATATTTGTGCATGTGCACACATGATGTTTCACTCTTACAAAAACCGTAGGGGTGACTAGCCCTTATAGCAAAACGAAGCTTCACGCCGATGAAACGTTTTCTATGCCGACAGAATAGGAGGAGACAAGCATCGTACCTGTAGGGTTGCGCGCGGTGTTTTTTATACCAGGGAACACGGAGCAGCCTGGCTTCGATACGCTCCTGAATTGCCGCGCTCGAGCGACGCCACCAAATGACGAACGCAGAACGCTGTGCGCACAGACCTGTAGTACACGTCGTAGATGGCGGACAGATCCTGCACTTGCTCTCGCGTGGCGACGGCCAGCGCCACTAAGAGGAGGGTGGCAAGGCACAGTGCCAGCAGCATCATGGCGGCTGGGAAGGCGTGGTCGCGCATCCGGCTGGACACGGCGTCGGCGCAGCTTCGCGTGTTCACGCGGGCCCAAGCCGCCTGGTCTGACACCTGCAACGCCGTCGGGCACGTGTGTGGAACATGTAAGTGTGCACTCGTTGACCCGTCGTAAGCAGCGCAAAAGAGGACGATAACAGGCAAGAAATAGCacagcacgaacaatgtctatgATCTGAAAGTGTCATCAGAAGCAAAGTGCttatacacacaaacacacacacacacacacacacacacacacacacacacacacacacacacacacacacacacacacgcacacacacacacacacacacacacacacacacacacacacacacacacacacacacacacacacacattatcagcctggttacgcccactgcagggcacaggcctctcccatacttcaccaacaaccccggtcatgtactaattgtggccatgccgtccctgcaaacttcttaatctcatctgcccacctaactttcagccgccccctgctacgcttcccttcccttggaatccagtccggaaccctaaatgaccatcggttatcttccctcctcattacgtttcctgcccatgcccattttttttcttgatttcaactaagatgtcattaactcgcgtttgttccctcacccaatcatctcttttcttatcctttaacgttacacccatcattcttctttccatagcttgttgcgtcgttctcaatttaagcggaacccttttcgtaagcctccaggtttctgccccatacgtgcgTACTGGTAAgtcacagctattatacacttttctcttgagggataatggcaacctgctgttcatgatctcagaatgcctgccaaacgcaccccggcccattcttattcttctgattatttccgtctcatgatccggatccgccgtcactacctgccataagtagatgtattccgttaccacttccagtgcctcgctacctattgtaaattgctgttctcttccgacactgttaaacattactttagttttctgcagattaatttttagacccactcccCTTCTTTgcgtctccaggtcagtgagcatgcatttcaattggtcccctgagttactaagcaaggcaatgttaTCAGTGAATcccaagttgctaaggtattctccattaacgtttatccccaagtcttcccaatcgaggtctctgaatacctcctgtaaagacgctgtgaatagcattggagagatcgtatctccctgcctgacgcctttccttattgggattttgttgctttctttatagaggactacggtggctgtggagccgctgtagatatctttccgtattttacatacggctcgtctacaccctgattccataatgcctccatgactgctgaggtttcgacagaatcaaacgctttctcataatcaatgaaagctatatataagagttggttatatttcgcacatttctctatcacctgattgatagtgtgaatatagtctattgttgagtagcctttacggaatcctgcctggtcctttgtgtgacagaagtctaaggtgttcctgattctatttgcgattaccttagtaaattgtttttatgcaacggacagtaagctgatcggtctataatttttcaagtctttggtgtcgcctttcttatggattaggattatgtttgcgtttttccaagatcccggtacgctcgaggtcatgaggcattgcgtatatagggtggccagtttctctagaacaatctgcccaccatccttcaacaaatctgctgttacctgatcctccccagcttccttccccctttgtttatctcccaaggctttcgttacttcttccggcgttacctgtgggatttcgaatatctctagactattttctcttccattattgtcttggttgccactggtactgtataaatctctatagaactcctcagccacttaaacaatctcatccatattagtaatgatattgccggctttgtctcttaacgcatacatctgattcttgccaattcctagtttcttcttcactgtttttaggcttcctccgttcctgagagcatgttcaattctatccttattatacttccttatgtcagctgtcttacgcttgttgattaacttcgaaagttctgccagttctattctagctgtagggttagaggctttcatacattggcgtttctagatcagatctttcatctcctgcgatagtttactggtatcccgGCTAACGGAGTTACctccgacttccattgcacactccttaatgatgcccacaagattgtcgttcattgcttcaacactaaggtcctcttcctgatttaaagcggaatacctgttctgtagcttgatctggaattcctctattttccctcttaccgctaactcgttgattggcttcttatgtaccagtttcttctattctttcctcaggtctaggctaattcgagttcttaccatcctgtggtcactgcagcgcaccttgctgagcacgctcacatcttgtatggtgccagggttagcgcagagtacgaggtctatttcatttctagtctcgccgttcgggctcctccaagtccactttcggctatcccggttgcggaagaaggtgttcattattctcatatTGTTCCGTTCCGCaatctctactaataactctcccctgctattcctagtgcctatgccatattccttcactgccttgtctccagcctgcttcctgcttaccttggcattgaagtcgcccatcagtatagtgtgtttagttttcactctaccgatcgctgattccacgtattcatagaagctttcgacttcctggtcatcatgactgtatgcaggggcgtagacctgtacaaccttgattttgtacctgttattaggtttcacaagacctgccaccctctcgttaatgctatggaattcctgtatgttaccagctatattcttattaatcaggaatccgactcctagttctcttctctccgctaagccccgggaGCACAGGACgagcccgctttttagcactgtataagcttcttttggcctcctaacttcactgagccctattatatcccatttactgccctttaattcctccaatggcactgctagactcgcctcactagataacgttctagcgttaaacgttgccaggttcatattccaatggcggcctgtccggagccagggatgcatagcaccctctgctgcgtcgcaggtctgacccccgccgtggtcagttgcttcgcagctggactgagggccggggtttgattgttgtgtacATATAgcaggttgtggccaagtactgcaccagggtggccaatcctgctctggtgagggtgtGCGTTACGGGTTCTGGTCACccggatcaggccacactccaggcctgtttatgcaattttatcaacgcgcggatttctttattttttttaatccggtggaaaattgccggcaacgggatttgaaccacggacctcttgcacgcgaggcgggtgttctacctctacgccaccgcttcACCCCTATATACCTATAGGGGTGCAGTGGGTGCAACATATGtagacctctctctctctctctctctctctctatatatatatatatatatatatatatatatatatatatatatatatatatatatatatatattgtcgaaGCACTGCAGGACCTATGCTGAAcgtacggagagcagcaacttgccaccgcaaccAACAAGTCTGGGACGCCGACAAGGCGCACCACAACGACTTGTTCCGCGGgctcttccctcctacaaccagcctgagagtacGTTTCCACCCATGACGCCCATGTCACCGGTGCCACCCGCGACAAGCCGCGACTCCCGCATTTGCTTcagctgcggtgtgcctggacacattgctaggtagTGCCACCGCCACCAGCAGCATGCTCCACGGTTTAACTCCTCCTCAAATCAATAAACGTTCGGCAGGTGTTACACTCATGTAACGCAAGAAGGTGAAAGGCTGCTGCACATGTCACATGCTGCACATGTCACATGTCACAAGCACATGCTACACCGCGTTGGGGGCTAGACTTCTTGGAAGATATAACGAGACGCAATGGGAAGTGTGCGTGTGGCACTAAGGCAACCTCCTCACTAAGGCGCAGTGGCGTACTTACGGGGCCGTCTTCGCGAGCCGCAGAAGCATGCAGTGCACCTCCATCGCTTGCCGCCGACAAGCGCCTCCATCGCTCAGACTGTAATGTCAATGCGCAGAGCGGGCCCGCTGGGTTTTCTGCGCAACAACACCTAGCGCGACAGCAATTACTAAATTTAATATGCGGCAGACACTAGAGGCTGCTTGCGCGCGgggatgcgaaagcattacaccGATTCTAGATCGCGATACGCCATGAGCGCGCTCATCTTATATAGTGATTACGTGGCGCCACATCCTCTGCACCTTCCCCTGTGCCGCCCAATGGCGCACACACTAGTCGGCGAGATGGCTGCAACGTGACGTGTACAGtcacgcacgcactaggcacgcATTTAGaaagccagaaccgtggagcagcCGTGGCTTCAGGGACGCGTGCTGATCTCGCCGCCCCGCAGTGCCTGGTTGCATCCCCACCGAGGCCGAAATGCAACATGTTTTCAAAGCCACTAATTTACTTTGGTTACaagaacctccctgagaaatgtgacgCCAATCCGAGTGTttcttgacgtgtttttactctttccAGCGTTGGCCATTCTTCGTCACGATGGAGTTTCGCCAAGGTCACCGCCGACGCAGGCACCAAATGTTTTTGCTATAAAAGTTGCTTAATTCCCCGCGAAGAAAAGTGCcatgaataataaacaaaattgctttccttcttttattgcgttagcattttttgggtacttcacgcacttttgtGCAGCCATCTATCTACCCATTTTGTATATTTgtgtctaaccgttttcccgcttAGCTTGGTCGCTGTGTACTCAATGGCCCAATGAGTAGCGTATCGAGCTGCTGTggtgaggtaacagggttcgaaactaACCCTTGGACCAACGTGGGTCAATGAGTATGCGGCAATGCGAAcatacatacgtgccgctctttaacAAAGTTCGTTGACGCCGACATCGGTCAGTGTAGAAACGGGACAGGTTGGGTACTGCcgtaacgcgatagcgttaagggccccgtgtcacagaaaactCCGATGTCGGTGGCAACGTCGGTGGAGTTGtctgtgagcgaaaatttccgtataCATTTTGGTACAGTCTTGGTCAGTAGTTCGGGAGCCGCAGCAACCGTGCTTGGAGCAGCCACACTGCGCTATCGCAGCGCTGCCATCAACGGCGCTCGCAGACGCTCGCTGGTTGCGGGGATAAAAGAGAGCGAGAAGGAACACCGCTCTCGCTTTATCGCTGTCGCAGGCTCAGTCTTAGTCGCAGGCTTAATCGCACGACCGGGTTGTTCTGGCGAGATAAAGTCTCGGGTGTAAAACGAGACAGCAGTTGTAATGGGAACCTAACTCAGTGTTTCCCCAAATACAGAGCAAAGATCTTCAAGTCGATATCGCTGCATTATGATGTAGCTCTCCGATTTTTCGAGCTAAAGACATTTTATGCATAAAAGCCAAAAAGCCATTTTATGCATAAAAGACGTGTGCTGGGCGAGGCGGCACAACTGGTGCGGAAAAGTTTGGGATCGCTTCGTCGGGAGCACGAAAATATCGAGAAAACGCTCGTGGCGAAGCTCCACATCCCCAGACGAGACGTTTATTTGAGgtatcgccagccgtttgtgcgcaggcgcgaatAAGAGCAGgcgcaagagagaaaatctgggggcttttgctccttgaatgtgtGAGTCTGCCTAAgaactacggaggaggtttcttagcgcgggTTGAAGGCGTTAGTCCCTAGGCGTACTGTCAAATGCGCACGCACCCAGTGATCCCCCAAGAAATGCTATATTTGTCGACAGCTGCTCGCTTCTACAGCCAGAGCACCTGTTGCATAGTTTAGCTGGTGCCCAAGTGAAAGTCGATGGGAACTTGCTAGAAAGGACCAATAATATCGATAGCACCTCGAAATACAACGAGCACCATCGGTGCCACCTCACCTGCAGCACGTTTTGTCCGCACTTGACGTCCGGCGTCCGGATGGCGGACGTCTCATTTCTGCGGCAGCACGACGCCGGCACGTAGCATCGCTCGCGGCTCGGGTTGCTCAAGTTGCAGGCGAAATACGGGTTGTGGTTCCAGTCGCGGAACCCCTCGGACGAGATGCCGCAGCAGTGGTACTCCAGCTGCATCCAGTCGACGAATCCCTGCAGCTCGGTGCTGTCGCGGTACGCGGCGATCATGTCACGCGACACCGAGCGTTCGGCGTAGCTACGTGCCGCGGACGGCAGGAAGAACACAAGCACCGCGAATAGAACGAGAAGCGCGGCCAGTGTGGTCAGCAGGCGCACGTAAACGGTGAGCAGGGTGACGTTCTCGCGCAGGCCACCGAGGAAGCCGAACGAGGCGGTCACGAGCACCACACTGGACAGGAACAGCGCGGGAATCTCGGGGCGCTCGAAGAGCACCACGACAAAGTTCCGAGCCGGTGCGCCGGAAGGCGCGGAGGAGTGCGTCAGGAGCGTGTACAGGGAGCTCCAGAAGCCGAGCAGGCAGAGCAGCATGACCACCATGTTGACGAAGACTAGGGGCAGGCGGACGTAGCCTTTCACGTCCTCAACGACGGTGGAGGAGAGCGATTCAGCGTCGACGACTTTCTCGCCTGACACTTGGTCACCCGACAACGGTGCGTCGCCCATCTGCGACTCCTTAGAGGCGCCGGCTGACGGGCGAGGTCCGAGTTTCGccatgtttgtttcttctttgtcttcaACTTCGGCTGCTTCCTCTCCGGTGAGCCGCCCAGGGATGGTGACGTCGACACTGCCAGGTTGCATCATATCACCAGAAGAAGGGCCATCTTGTCACTAATGACTGGCTCCCAGGGCAGCTATACCCTTTCTTATTGGCTGAAAATACTAACAAGGAAGAATTTTAATAATCCTACATAGCATCCCAGGTGTATCTGACATTGAGTGCTACAAAGGGTCCTGACtatgagaaagaaaagaaatccaATAGAAAGGTAAACACAGTTCGATGACTATATTGCTCGCAGACAAAAACACAGCCAAGCGATAAATAAATTGAAACTTTAGAAATTTTACTCATGGAGAGAGAGACACATAGAAATATTGTAAGAAGGTTTAATTGTGTTAGGGAAAAAACCGCTGGGGTGAGCTAACTGTAACtactttagaagaaaaaaagcactaACTAAACGCGATGTCTCAAGTTGTTCCTGTGCCTTACATTTATTTGGATAGTCTACTAAAGTTTATAGAAATGTGTCTACAAAGTGCGTAGACTTATTGTAGACTGCTTCTTGACTAGTTTATAAGCTGTCTATACACTTAGTGCCTTACACATTTTAGATTACTTTGCGAAATGTCTGTGTGTATATACTGCCTATAAGTTTCTACAGAAATGGTAATTCAAACTTTCAGTAGACTACTGCCCGTAAAATGTCTATAGGCTGGTTATATATTATTTCTATAGACCATGGAATGTTTCTGCTTTATAGATTGTTTATAGAGGTACGACTTTACACTTGTGTAGCCTGTGGTCTATAGACTGACTATAGACATTTCTTGTACTCCACTCTGTAGATATTCTACACTCTTTGAACCGATAGCCTTACAACTTTTGCCAGTTATTGTCTATTAGCAAGCTATACAAAATTTGCAAGTACTGGTCAATGGACAGTCCTTAGACTTGTGGTCTTTCACATCATGTAAGCTATCTGGGTAAATAATTATACCGGTTATCCGAACACTCGCTGCTGCAGgtttaaataaaatatacattTTTTGTATGTTTCGTCTTCATGTTATATACAGCTATAACTACGAATAGCATATAGGAACTGGACACATAAAAGCACCCAATGCGGATGGAAGCCGTCAAAACATGTAAAATGCATTAAATCAGGGAATTCCATCATACATTCCATAAAGAAATGAAGCATCACGACGCCGCCTTGATGTTCCATATAAATTGCAAGTGTGATAAGATCGTGGGCGCGCGTAGTATGATGCAGGTGCGAGCGAGAGCTTCCGAGGTTGAGCCATGAAGGATAGGGACTTGATGTGGAGATTTCTTCTCGTGCTCGCAAGGGAGGAGGGAGAGGAGGGTGCGCGCCGTCTTCTTACGCATGCAGAGGGGAGATGTGCGTGCTCTAGGAATGGCAAGAAAAGGGGGCAGGTTAGTGCGTACCTTCTCTTCTGCTCCAGCTGCGGCGGCTCAGCGCGGCCACGCGCATCCTATCTTGGAGGCCCAGAGTTGGAAGGCTAGTGAACCTGAGATAGCTGacggcttcgtgtgcgctgtgttcttgagcgcctagttcgcgttgaagtgatagGCAGAACAAACGGGAATTGGCTCGCTGCTTGCgctgctcttcatcacgccagctttGTGTCAGCGAGTCTCTGCGGTCATCGAGAGAGATCTGTTCGTATTTTTTCTGTGCACGCGCGACAACGTGCTTGTTAATCCAGTTAGAAAGGAATGCACACAGCAGTTTGTACAGCAGATAAAAGAACCAacgttacttcgtatagctgtctaataagtTGCTCCCCGTAGGCCCGTCTACATCAGCAGCGTTTGATGTGTTGCGACACGTACCTGAGTACATGAGCGGTGGACCCTTCCGCGTGTAGCCGTGGGtagcttagccgtgtctggggaaaggaggGTCCTGGGGGTATAGCCGATGCTGGTTGTGCGGACCGTTAAGTCCcgccggcggaggcaacacacctctttggcttCTGCTTCACCTAAAGATTGATCCTCCAGGagatcggcagtcgccttttcctataCTCCTTTCTAATCTTCGGCTTCCTTCCTTGCGTTTTCATCTTTCCTGACTTCTTCTCGCTTCTTCTCACTTCCAAATTGTTACCTTTCCTCGTATTTTAATGCCTAGCAAACACGATTGGACCTGGCTATGAAGCCTCAAAGATGGCAAGCGAAGAGCTCCTCCtcgaactgacaaagaaagaTCAAGTCGAAAAGCTCGCTGGACTCATCAATATCGGTGATATTACCGTGACGATCTCTCCACATCGGTCGCTCAACACACTCAGAGgagtaatatcagaagaagacTTCTTTTACCTCAGTGACGAAGAGCTCCTTGAATGATTTTAGCAGCAAAACGTAATTAAGGTGCAAACAATCACACTACGACGAAATGACCAACAGATTCCCACGAAACATGTTAATACTGACATTTGGTACCAGTACTGTGCCCACTTCACTTGACGATGGATATCTGAAAATCAGCATCGGGCTATAGTAACCGAACCCTAAGCGGGGCTTCAAGTGCCGGTGGTTTGggcatgcatcacaatcatgcagGGGAAAAGAAACATGTGCATAGAGTAGTGCTAACGACCAACCATGTGACAATTGCAATGCTCCTGCACAATGTGTTAATTGCAAGGGTGATCATCCAGCTTAGTCATGGAGCTGCCCTtgctgaaaaagagaaaaaaggaataATCGCAATCACTGTAAAGGAAAAGAGCTCATTCTATTAAATGAGGAAAAGCCTAGGGCACTTAGCTCAAGTAAGTTTTGCGGCGCGACAGGGGGCCGCGCCACACCGGTTTAAGTAGTCCGCAGGGTCAACGTCCGGTATTCTTGTACAAACTTTATGCGCCCCCTGGGCGGCTGCAGCTAGTGCTACTCCATGGTCATCGAAGACGGGAAGACCGCAGTGCCGCACGTCTTGTAAGGGCACCAAAAATGGTTACCACCCTTTATTAGAGTAGTGATCCTTTCATTGCATTTCACCTATCACATAGAGCTCACACACACATAAGTGAAGTTTTCATCATCCATTGGAATTGCAAAGACCTGATCCATAATCTAGGTGACATCGAAGACATAATAAATTCTCGCCAGTGGTCTTCTCTCTTCAAGAAACGAACCTAGGTAGGACCGAAGAAAAGTCAAATTCTTAAAGGCTGTgccgttgtccgaagggaccgcgaacACTCTAGCCGTTCGTCAGGAGGAGTCGCCATAGTCATGagcggcggagcagagcggacgCACCTCACATCGGCTCCGTAAATGCTTCACCGAGATGGCGGATATTTCACCGTAAATGGCTTGAAACCGGTCCTCAAAGGTCAGTGAAGGTGCCCGGCAACAGTATTCCCCTTTTTTCGGAACTATCCGACCGGATCTCGTGCGCGAGAAGCGCTTTTCTATCTGACGCAGTGGCCGCAGCGCTATAGGCCTACTTTACGCCTAACGCAGCGAGCGTCCCGCCACGACAGCCGGTTAGGT
This genomic window from Dermacentor albipictus isolate Rhodes 1998 colony chromosome 9, USDA_Dalb.pri_finalv2, whole genome shotgun sequence contains:
- the LOC139049590 gene encoding tetraspanin-33-like isoform X2; translation: MMQPGSVDVTIPGRLTGEEAAEVEDKEETNMAKLGPRPSAGASKESQMGDAPLSGDQVSGEKVVDAESLSSTVVEDVKGYVRLPLVFVNMVVMLLCLLGFWSSLYTLLTHSSAPSGAPARNFVVVLFERPEIPALFLSSVVLVTASFGFLGGLRENVTLLTVYVRLLTTLAALLVLFAVLVFFLPSAARSYAERSVSRDMIAAYRDSTELQGFVDWMQLEYHCCGISSEGFRDWNHNPYFACNLSNPSRERCYVPASCCRRNETSAIRTPDVKCGQNVLQVSDQAAWARVNTRSCADAVSSRMRDHAFPAAMMLLALCLATLLLVALAVATREQVQDLSAIYDVYYRHLEENQEVMVARNTSGLREARHRCQDRAEQLPRTFWQRFGQRFRKPFGVK
- the LOC139049590 gene encoding tetraspanin-33-like isoform X1 — translated: MMQPGSVDVTIPGRLTGEEAAEVEDKEETNMAKLGPRPSAGASKESQMGDAPLSGDQVSGEKVVDAESLSSTVVEDVKGYVRLPLVFVNMVVMLLCLLGFWSSLYTLLTHSSAPSGAPARNFVVVLFERPEIPALFLSSVVLVTASFGFLGGLRENVTLLTVYVRLLTTLAALLVLFAVLVFFLPSAARSYAERSVSRDMIAAYRDSTELQGFVDWMQLEYHCCGISSEGFRDWNHNPYFACNLSNPSRERCYVPASCCRRNETSAIRTPDVKCGQNVLQVSDQAAWARVNTRSCADAVSSRMRDHAFPAAMMLLALCLATLLLVALAVATREQVQDLSAIYDVYYRVPSPRWRIVSFGPPPGASTLTPSEQSGPEATQVFPARRRRIPLPELLSSGPLHLHVLSRLLATRASHTTMMF